The following are encoded together in the Weissella soli genome:
- a CDS encoding GtrA family protein yields MIKTLYSKYREVFWYLVFGVLTTVVNIIVFWGMHELQSPYQVSYVVAWIAAVLFAYITNRIWVFASQAHQASAIIKEMLQFFMARLVTGLIGFGILAFGVSMLHQSDLIWNVIQNGFVIISNYILSKVMIFKAPNN; encoded by the coding sequence ATGATTAAAACGTTATACAGTAAATATCGAGAAGTTTTTTGGTACCTTGTTTTTGGGGTGCTCACGACCGTGGTGAATATCATTGTCTTTTGGGGCATGCATGAATTACAGTCACCCTATCAGGTATCTTATGTCGTGGCGTGGATTGCCGCGGTCTTATTTGCCTATATTACGAATCGCATCTGGGTTTTTGCCTCGCAAGCGCACCAAGCGAGTGCGATTATCAAAGAGATGCTGCAATTTTTTATGGCTCGTCTCGTCACGGGTTTGATTGGTTTTGGTATTTTAGCATTTGGAGTCAGCATGTTGCATCAAAGCGACTTGATTTGGAATGTGATCCAAAATGGGTTCGTGATCATTTCAAATTATATACTGAGTAAGGTGATGATTTTTAAGGCGCCAAATAATTAA
- a CDS encoding DUF1292 domain-containing protein encodes MNEEQDLITLVDEKGKEQLYEVLFTFAEEDKYNKNYILMYPAGAGDEDDVDVLAFSFDPNEADTEGSLEQIEDDEEWVMVEEHLNQYLDEAE; translated from the coding sequence ATGAATGAAGAACAAGATTTGATCACTTTGGTTGATGAAAAGGGAAAAGAGCAATTGTACGAAGTATTGTTCACTTTTGCTGAGGAGGACAAGTACAATAAAAATTATATCTTGATGTATCCCGCTGGAGCTGGGGACGAAGACGATGTTGATGTTTTGGCATTCTCATTTGATCCAAATGAAGCCGATACAGAAGGTTCTTTGGAACAAATCGAAGACGATGAAGAATGGGTGATGGTCGAAGAACATTTAAACCAATACCTAGACGAAGCGGAATAG
- a CDS encoding diacylglycerol kinase, with product MSKRARIIYNPTSGREAIRRDLVDILNVYEQAGYETSAFATTAAPNSALNEARRAAQAGFDLLVAAGGDGTINEVVNGIAPLEKRPMLAIIPAGTTNDYARALRIPREDPLESAKVVLQGKSALLDVGRANDTYFINIAAGGSISELTYSVPSKLKTMYGYLAYVVKGAELITQVKPMHLHVKYDDGEYNGIASMFFVALTNSVGGFESIVPDAQLDDGKFTLLIVKTTKLPEIITLITEVLNGGRHIDDPNLVYVKTEHIEIKPTNDMQVMINLDGEYGGDAPVIFDNFQQHIRMVANVDDMPPESFSQVL from the coding sequence ATGAGTAAGCGAGCACGAATTATTTATAATCCCACATCAGGTCGCGAAGCAATTCGTCGTGATTTGGTGGATATTTTGAACGTCTACGAACAAGCAGGGTATGAAACCTCAGCGTTTGCCACAACTGCAGCGCCAAATTCAGCCCTGAATGAAGCGCGTCGTGCGGCACAAGCTGGCTTTGATCTTCTAGTAGCGGCCGGTGGCGATGGTACGATTAACGAAGTTGTCAACGGCATCGCGCCATTAGAAAAACGGCCGATGTTAGCGATTATCCCGGCTGGTACAACGAATGACTATGCGCGGGCATTGCGGATTCCACGGGAAGACCCGCTCGAATCAGCCAAGGTGGTGCTGCAAGGAAAGTCAGCGTTGTTGGATGTCGGTCGTGCCAATGACACTTATTTTATTAATATCGCGGCGGGTGGTTCCATTTCGGAATTAACTTACTCTGTCCCCTCTAAGCTAAAAACAATGTATGGTTACCTCGCGTATGTGGTCAAAGGTGCCGAGTTAATCACCCAAGTCAAACCAATGCACTTACATGTGAAGTACGATGATGGGGAATATAACGGGATTGCGTCAATGTTTTTCGTGGCGTTGACCAATTCAGTTGGTGGCTTTGAATCGATCGTCCCGGATGCACAGTTAGATGACGGTAAATTCACACTGTTGATTGTCAAAACAACGAAGTTACCCGAAATCATTACATTAATTACTGAAGTGTTAAATGGTGGTCGGCATATCGACGATCCAAATTTGGTGTATGTAAAAACCGAACACATTGAAATCAAGCCAACGAATGACATGCAAGTCATGATTAATTTGGACGGTGAATATGGTGGGGATGCGCCGGTGATTTTTGATAATTTTCAGCAGCACATCCGGATGGTGGCCAATGTAGATGACATGCCACCTGAATCTTTCTCGCAAGTGCTATAA
- the ruvX gene encoding Holliday junction resolvase RuvX, whose product MRILGLDVGSRTVGVAVSDPMGWTAQGVEIIRINEDEKEFGIDRMKELVEQFQPAGFLLGLPKNMNNSLGPRAEASQAYGDLLKATFGLPIDYQDERLTTVEAERMLIEEADISRKKRKQVIDKLAAELILQNYLDRKGPLLTSGGSTRMTFD is encoded by the coding sequence GTGAGAATATTAGGACTAGACGTCGGTTCACGGACGGTTGGAGTGGCAGTATCCGATCCAATGGGCTGGACCGCTCAAGGAGTGGAAATTATCCGTATCAACGAAGACGAAAAAGAGTTTGGCATTGATCGGATGAAGGAATTGGTTGAACAGTTTCAACCCGCTGGCTTCCTGCTGGGGTTGCCCAAGAATATGAACAACTCGTTAGGCCCTCGTGCAGAAGCTTCCCAGGCTTATGGTGACTTGTTAAAGGCAACGTTTGGCTTGCCAATTGATTATCAAGATGAACGCTTAACCACAGTCGAAGCGGAACGCATGTTGATTGAAGAAGCTGATATTTCACGTAAAAAGCGTAAACAGGTGATCGATAAATTGGCGGCTGAGCTCATTTTGCAAAATTATCTTGATCGTAAAGGCCCCTTGTTGACCAGTGGTGGTTCAACACGCATGACTTTTGATTAA
- the alaS gene encoding alanine--tRNA ligase encodes MKQLSSAEIRDMFLRFFESKGHSIVPSQSLVPKDDPSLLWINSGVATLKKYFDGTVIPENRRITNAQKALRTNDIENVGHTARHHTLFEMMGNFSIGDYFKDEVIPWAWELLTSPEWYGLDPEKLYVTVYPADTVAKEKWLEVGMIPSHIYENDDNFWDIGEGPSGPDTELYYDRGEAWNNTEHPEENYPDGDNERFLEIWNIVFSQFNHLPGLTDNATYPELPHKNIDTGLGLERLVSVFQNAPTNFETDLFLPIIRKTEELSGARYGEDATLDISFKIIADHARSVTFAIGDGALPSNEGRGYIIRRLLRRAVLHGRKLGINGPFLNQLVPVVGEIMHSYYPEVQENADYIASIVTAEEARFNKTLSDGLSLLDGVMADAKAQDGIIAGAIAFKMYDTYGFPYELTEEAATDAGLTVDRAGFDAEMKAQQERARAARGNASSMGVQNALLTDLTTASKYVGWSELSVEAAQLENIIADNQLVNVAETGQVQAIFDITPFYAEMGGQVPDKGTVTNTAGDIVATVADVQVAPNGQHLHTLDVQGPLKVGETYRLDVDLAYHAAISKNHTATHMLDQALRNILGEHTTQAGSLVNDKLLRYDFTYNGAVSEAKLQEVEDLVNAKIIENLPISWIETDIESAKQLGAVAVFTEKYGEKVRVVSIGDFNIEFDGGTHAKTTAELGMFKIVSEQGTGAGVRRIEAVTGQGAMNYVKDHDALLKNAASLVKAPQLSEVSDKIEALQAQLKEAERQVASLEAKLASQAAKSAFNDVKTAGNFTYITTELAVESMDALRQTADNWKQNQPSDVLVLAANLGEKVNLLVAVAPQAIAAGVKAGDLIKAIAPAVGGGGGGRPDMAQAGGKNPAGIQEAFAQAVTWLAAK; translated from the coding sequence ATGAAGCAACTATCATCTGCTGAGATTCGCGATATGTTCTTGCGATTTTTCGAAAGCAAAGGTCACAGTATCGTCCCATCACAATCATTAGTTCCTAAAGATGATCCATCATTATTGTGGATTAATTCAGGTGTCGCAACATTGAAGAAATATTTCGATGGCACTGTCATTCCTGAAAATCGCCGTATTACCAATGCCCAAAAGGCATTACGGACCAACGATATTGAAAATGTTGGACACACCGCACGCCACCATACCCTATTTGAAATGATGGGTAACTTCTCAATCGGTGATTACTTCAAAGACGAGGTCATTCCTTGGGCCTGGGAATTATTGACGAGCCCAGAATGGTATGGCCTGGATCCAGAAAAGCTGTACGTCACGGTTTATCCGGCCGACACAGTTGCCAAGGAAAAGTGGTTGGAAGTCGGTATGATCCCATCACATATTTACGAAAATGACGATAATTTCTGGGACATCGGTGAAGGACCTTCTGGACCAGACACGGAGTTGTACTACGATCGAGGCGAAGCATGGAACAACACTGAGCATCCTGAGGAAAACTACCCAGATGGGGACAATGAGCGTTTCTTGGAAATTTGGAACATCGTGTTCTCACAGTTTAACCATTTACCAGGATTGACCGATAACGCGACTTACCCAGAATTGCCACATAAAAACATTGATACTGGGTTAGGCCTTGAACGATTAGTCTCTGTCTTCCAAAATGCGCCCACTAACTTTGAAACTGACTTGTTCTTGCCAATTATCCGCAAGACAGAAGAGTTATCAGGGGCTAGGTATGGTGAAGACGCCACGCTGGATATTTCATTTAAGATTATTGCCGACCATGCCCGGTCAGTGACTTTCGCGATCGGGGATGGCGCCTTACCTTCAAATGAGGGTCGGGGTTACATTATCCGCCGTTTGTTACGACGGGCTGTTTTGCACGGCCGCAAGTTGGGGATCAATGGGCCATTTTTGAACCAATTAGTACCAGTGGTGGGTGAAATTATGCATTCATACTACCCAGAAGTGCAAGAAAATGCCGACTATATTGCATCAATTGTGACAGCTGAAGAGGCCCGTTTCAATAAGACATTGTCAGATGGGTTGTCATTGTTAGACGGCGTGATGGCTGATGCAAAGGCTCAGGATGGGATCATCGCTGGCGCTATTGCCTTCAAGATGTATGATACGTATGGTTTCCCTTACGAATTGACCGAAGAGGCTGCCACTGACGCTGGGTTAACGGTAGATCGGGCGGGCTTTGATGCCGAGATGAAAGCACAACAAGAACGGGCCCGGGCTGCCCGTGGCAATGCATCCTCAATGGGGGTTCAAAATGCCTTATTGACTGACTTAACGACCGCTTCAAAGTACGTTGGTTGGTCAGAATTGTCCGTTGAAGCCGCGCAATTGGAAAATATCATTGCTGATAATCAATTAGTTAATGTGGCTGAAACTGGTCAGGTCCAAGCCATCTTTGATATCACGCCGTTCTATGCTGAAATGGGTGGTCAAGTACCTGATAAGGGTACGGTGACGAATACCGCTGGTGACATTGTGGCAACGGTAGCTGATGTGCAAGTCGCACCAAATGGGCAACACTTGCACACATTGGATGTCCAAGGTCCTTTGAAGGTGGGTGAAACCTATCGTTTGGATGTTGATCTGGCCTATCATGCGGCTATTTCAAAGAACCACACCGCAACGCACATGCTTGACCAAGCGTTACGTAATATTTTGGGTGAACACACAACCCAAGCCGGTTCATTGGTGAATGATAAACTATTGCGTTATGACTTCACATACAACGGGGCGGTTTCAGAAGCTAAGCTCCAAGAAGTTGAAGATTTGGTCAACGCTAAAATTATCGAAAACTTGCCAATTTCATGGATTGAGACCGATATCGAGTCGGCCAAGCAACTCGGGGCCGTGGCGGTCTTCACTGAGAAATACGGTGAAAAGGTGCGTGTCGTTTCAATTGGGGACTTCAATATCGAATTTGATGGTGGCACCCATGCTAAGACGACGGCCGAGTTAGGTATGTTTAAGATCGTTTCTGAGCAAGGTACGGGTGCGGGCGTTCGTCGGATTGAGGCCGTAACTGGTCAAGGTGCCATGAATTATGTCAAGGACCATGATGCTTTGTTGAAAAATGCGGCTAGTTTGGTGAAGGCCCCACAACTCTCAGAAGTGAGCGATAAGATTGAAGCTTTGCAAGCACAACTGAAAGAGGCTGAACGGCAAGTGGCCTCATTGGAAGCTAAATTGGCTAGTCAAGCAGCTAAGTCAGCCTTCAATGATGTGAAAACCGCTGGTAACTTCACATACATTACGACTGAATTAGCGGTTGAATCAATGGATGCCTTGCGTCAAACCGCTGATAACTGGAAGCAAAACCAACCATCAGATGTTTTGGTGTTAGCCGCGAACTTGGGTGAAAAGGTCAACTTACTTGTAGCGGTGGCGCCACAGGCCATCGCGGCTGGGGTGAAAGCCGGGGATTTGATTAAAGCCATTGCCCCTGCGGTTGGTGGTGGCGGCGGTGGTCGTCCCGATATGGCCCAAGCTGGTGGTAAGAATCCGGCTGGTATTCAAGAGGCCTTTGCGCAAGCGGTTACTTGGTTGGCAGCTAAGTAG
- a CDS encoding phage tail protein, protein MAYQVDFKTVATTGFEDSPFAKQLAGLRANEARYFWNKFKVPFVVYPIAEKPALFDWYRMLIKSERGLEFAATPLEISENVVDVEGSGSTRWVHVFYAEGFSLNVLYPLTQASKRAVGIKLAEDAPVPSELEALGFKFARQKSTLAGTIRGTYFKIKGDYESN, encoded by the coding sequence ATGGCATATCAAGTGGATTTTAAAACAGTTGCAACGACTGGTTTTGAGGACAGCCCCTTTGCAAAACAACTCGCCGGATTACGAGCTAATGAAGCCCGTTATTTCTGGAATAAGTTTAAGGTGCCGTTCGTGGTGTACCCGATTGCTGAAAAACCAGCCCTATTTGATTGGTATCGGATGCTGATCAAAAGTGAACGCGGCTTGGAATTTGCGGCCACGCCCCTTGAAATTTCTGAGAATGTGGTTGATGTTGAAGGCAGTGGCTCAACAAGGTGGGTGCATGTTTTCTATGCTGAAGGCTTTTCGTTGAATGTCTTATATCCTTTGACACAGGCATCAAAGCGGGCAGTGGGCATCAAATTAGCTGAAGATGCCCCGGTGCCGTCCGAGCTTGAAGCATTGGGCTTCAAGTTTGCCCGTCAAAAGTCAACACTGGCTGGTACGATTCGCGGGACCTATTTTAAAATCAAAGGTGACTATGAATCTAATTAA
- a CDS encoding DUF1292 domain-containing protein yields the protein MSDQVTFTLIDDETEAEFVFTELFRFVEDTKFNKTYIVLYRAVEDDDDEIQAFAFDETLTSEALENGLLPIETEEEWEMVEEMINTFFDEPEMNS from the coding sequence ATGAGCGATCAAGTAACGTTTACCTTGATAGATGATGAGACGGAAGCAGAGTTTGTCTTCACGGAACTTTTCCGATTTGTAGAAGACACGAAGTTTAATAAGACTTATATTGTGTTATATCGGGCCGTTGAAGATGATGACGATGAAATTCAAGCCTTTGCTTTTGATGAAACTTTAACGAGTGAAGCGCTTGAAAATGGGTTGTTACCAATCGAAACTGAAGAAGAGTGGGAAATGGTCGAAGAGATGATTAACACCTTTTTTGATGAGCCTGAGATGAATAGCTAA
- a CDS encoding IreB family regulatory phosphoprotein, producing the protein MSDSIDNTAVFDLGRKDNDIRQTLEIVYGALEEKGYNPINQIVGYIISGDPAYIPRNNDARNLIRRYERDEIIEALVEDYLKK; encoded by the coding sequence ATGAGTGACTCAATTGATAACACAGCCGTTTTTGACCTTGGCCGTAAGGATAACGATATCCGCCAGACATTGGAAATCGTCTACGGTGCCTTGGAAGAAAAGGGATATAATCCAATCAATCAAATTGTTGGATACATTATCTCAGGCGATCCCGCATACATTCCTCGTAATAATGATGCCCGTAATTTGATTCGCCGTTACGAACGCGATGAAATTATTGAGGCATTGGTGGAGGATTATTTAAAGAAGTGA